In Acropora muricata isolate sample 2 chromosome 11, ASM3666990v1, whole genome shotgun sequence, one DNA window encodes the following:
- the LOC136890808 gene encoding uncharacterized protein — protein METCRANYDLSKFHTYSDVSRLGKVHLKRLASQLNCFSTTLGKKALVSIVCNELNISTCGNNSTGKKRRCNEIDDEETAWLPYLQKLRNWGKSISALPENIDIQDVKRFLIGSGFKDEEVKKYKTLRSWEHKQGVHSLRTQIVPCDTRLCAIQAAVNPSFSTDQDETKLVYIILQRSSAKPVYTHCTCTVGLRKDCSHIGAVLFLLCDIIAEGHEELPVDPTCTDMKCKWTDPKGANCEPKMVEDLHIYKAKFGTKPSSKIVKPSASFANKVFKCDISQDRRLEKKLKLKNDILIANQRDSIPPIFHLIGMPSQNGQNTESQNNCEPTLDTPCEGEQLNDIDLPYCMEIELQETVSFTCQESDQNSSVSKSHSNIEVGDELISPPKYQPVSLSEIKERADKIKRKLFVTPEQKSHIEEETRDQADCEAWYRHRKPRITASKCKRAFIKPTTSPTKAMKEIMKMNSTVTTSFMKDGQLSECGIIEKYSEIKGVKVSKCGLFISEQYPFLAASPDGLVGSHGLVEAKKIHPRENETLHQALLRLHICKPSKETPGELVVNENHRYYFQVQQQLLCTPRLWGDFVASDGKSFYIERLTFDEKFWEERILKVEKFYNDTILLELAYPRVKNGLERIGKFGLTYDNLLRM, from the exons ATGGAGACTTGTCGAGCAAACTACGATTTATCGAAATTTCATACGTATTCGGATGTTTCAAGGCTCGGAAAGGTGCATTTGAAACGATTAGCATCTCAGTTAAATTGCTTTTCAACAACTTTGGGAAAAAAAGCTTTGGTAAGCATTGTTTGCAACGAGCTGAACATCTCAACTTGTGGAAACAACTCGACTGGGAAAAAGCGAAGATGTAATGAGATCGACGACGAAGAAACAGCGTGGCTTCCATACCTGCAGAAGCTTCGGAACTGGGGAAAATCAATTTCTGCTCTTCCCGAGAACATCGATATTCAGGATGTGAAACGTTTTTTGATTGGCAGTGGTTTCAAGGACGAGGAAGTAAAGAAATACAAAACTCTTCGCTCATGGGAGCATAAGCAAGGAGTTCACTCTCTGAG GACTCAAATAGTACCATGTGACACCAGACTGTGTGCCATTCAAGCTGCTGTTAATCCATCATTTTCTACTGATCAAGACGAGACAAAGCTGGTTTACATTATTTTACAAAGGAGCTCAGCAAAACCTGTCTACACACACTGTACCTGTACAGTTGGTCTAAGAAAAGACTGTAGCCATATTGgtgctgttttgtttcttctctgtGACATAATTGCAGAGGGACATGAAGAGTTGCCTGTTGACCCAACATGCACAGATATGAAGTGCAAGTGGACTGACCCTAAAGGTGCAAACTGTGAGCCAAAGATGGTAGAAGATCTTCATATTTACAAAGCTAAATTTGGAACCAAACCCTCTTCCAAGATAGTGAAACCATCTGCAAGTTTTGCTAATAAAGTGTTCAAGTGTGATATTTCACAAGACAGAAGGTTGGAGAAGAAACTTAAGCtaaaaaatgacattttgattgCAAATCAAAGAGACAGCATTCCCCCTATTTTTCATCTAATAGGTATGCCTAGTCAAAATGGTCAAAATACTGAATCTCAAAATAATTGTGAGCCAACCTTGGACACTCCATGTGAAGGTGAACAATTAAATGACATAGATTTGCCTTATTGTATGGAAATTGAATTACAAGAAACTGTCAGCTTCACATGCCAGGAAAGTGACCAGAACTCTTCTGTCTCCAAATCACATAGTAACATAGAAGTCGGGGATGAGTTAATAAGTCCCCCTAAATACCAACCTGTCTCCCTATCTGAGATCAAAGAAAGGGCAgacaaaatcaaaagaaagttGTTTGTCACTCCAGAACAAAAATCACATATTGAAGAGGAAACAAGAGATCAAGCAGATTGTGAAGCTTGGTATAGACACAGGAAACCACGCATTACTGCCTCAAAGTGTAAAAGAGCTTTCATAAAGCCTACAACCAGTCCTACTAAAGCAATGAAGGAAATAATGAAAATGAACTCAACTGTCACCACTTCATTTATGAAAGATGGACAATTGTCAGAATGTGGGATCATAGAAAAATATTCAGAAATCAAAGGTGTTAAAGTCTCAAAATGTGGACTATTTATTTCTGAACAGTACCCCTTCCTTGCTGCATCCCCAGATGGCTTGGTTGGTTCACATGGACTTGTAGAAGCAAAGAAAATCCACCCCAGAGAAAATGAAACTCTACACCAAGCACTTTTGAGACTACATATATGTAAACCTAGCAAAGAAACCCCTGGTGAGCTTGTGGTGAATGAAAACCACAGGtattattttcaagttcaacaacAATTGTTATGCACTCCAAGATTATGGGGTGACTTTGTTGCTTCAGATGGAAAGTCTTTTTATATAGAAAGACTAACATTTGATGAAAAATTTTGGGAAGAGAGAATTTTAAAGGTGGAAAAATTTTACAATGACACTATTCTGCTGGAATTAGCCTATCCCCGTGTAAAGAATGGTCTAGAAAGAATAGGCAAATTTGGCCTAACTTATGATAATTTGTTGAGGATGTAG